The proteins below are encoded in one region of Peromyscus eremicus chromosome 10, PerEre_H2_v1, whole genome shotgun sequence:
- the Utp3 gene encoding something about silencing protein 10, whose protein sequence is MVKRSRRRGAAQWAAVRAKAGRPATDENEDDLESPPSPGDSSYYQDQVDEFHEARSRAVLAKGWNEVDSGEEDGDEEEEVLAIDIDDEDEEDGESTEDEEDGEDDDGDDDGGSSVQSEAEASVDPSLSWGQRKKLYYDTDYGSKSRRRQSQQEVEEEEREEEEEAQVIQRRMAQALQEDDFGVAWVEAFAKPVPQVEEAETRVVKDLAKVSVKEKLKMLRKESPELLELIEDLKVKLTEMKDELEPLLQLVEKGVIPPGKGSQYLRTKYNLYLNYCANISFYLILKARRVPAHGHPVIERLVTYRNLINELSVVDQKLSSEIRHLLTAKDGAVKKELNPKAKLTKTKPKPVSQTAAAAAAADLPDDPDLDEAALRYPKEMEDRQKLKRKKEENNAEEQALEEQNAKRAITYQIAKNRGLTPRRKKIDRNPRVKHREKFRRAKIRRRGQVREVRREEQRYSGELSGIRAGVKKSIKLK, encoded by the coding sequence ATGGTGAAGAGATCCCGGCGGCGTGGAGCGGCCCAGTGGGCAGCTGTGCGGGCCAAGGCAGGTCGCCCCGCCACGGACGAAAATGAGGACGATTTAGAGTCGCCGCCCTCTCCAGGGGACTCCAGCTACTACCAGGATCAGGTAGATGAGTTCCATGAAGCGCGATCTCGGGCAGTCTTGGCTAAAGGCTGGAACGAAGTCGACAGTGGGGAGGAGGATggtgatgaggaggaagaggtgctAGCCATAGATATTGATGATGAAGACGAGGAAGATGGAGAGAGTACGGAGGACGAGGAGGATGGCGAGGACGATGACGGTGACGATGATGGTGGGAGCTCCGTGCAAAGTGAGGCTGAGGCCTCTGTGGATCCTAGCTTGTCCTGGGGTCAGAGGAAAAAGCTTTATTATGATACAGACTATGGTTCCAAATCCCGACGCCGTCAGAGTCAGCAagaagtagaggaggaggaaagagaggaagaggaggaggcacagGTAATTCAGCGGCGCATGGCCCAAGCCCTGCAAGAGGATGATTTTGGAGTCGCTTGGGTGGAGGCCTTTGCAAAACCAGTGCCCCAGGTAGAGGAAGCTGAGACTCGGGTCGTGAAGGATTTGGCTAAAGTCTCGGTCAAAGAGAAGCTGAAAATGTTGAGAAAAGAATCACCAGAGCTCCTGGAGCTGATAGAAGACCTCAAAGTCAAGTTGACCGAGATGAAAGATGAGTTAGAGCCGTTGTTACAGCTGGTGGAGAAAGGAGTCATTCCCCCTGGAAAAGGAAGCCAGTACCTGAGGACCAAGTATAACCTCTACTTGAACTACTGCGCCAACATCAGCTTCTATTTGATCTTAAAAGCCAGGAGAGTTCCCGCACATGGACATCCTGTTATAGAAAGGCTCGTCACCTACAGAAATCTGATCAACGAGCTGTCAGTTGTGGATCAGAAACTGTCCTCCGAAATCCGTCACCTGCTCACAGCCAAGGATGGTGCTGTAAAGAAAGAACTGAATCCAAAAGCAAAATTAACCAAAACCAAGCCGAAGCCTGTTTCAcagactgctgctgctgctgctgctgctgatctgCCTGATGACCCTGATCTTGATGAGGCGGCACTAAGATACCCTAAGGAAATGGAAGACCGGCAAaagttgaaaagaaagaaagaagaaaataatgctGAAGAACAGGCTCTCGAAGAGCAGAATGCAAAGAGAGCCATTACCTACCAGATTGCTAAAAACAGGGGGCTTACGCCCAGGAGGAAGAAGATTGATAGGAACCCCCGAGTGAAACATAGGGAAAAGTTCAGAAGAGCCAAAATTCGAAGGCGAGGCCAGGTTCGTGAAGTTCGCAGAGAAGAACAGCGCTATAGTGGTGAACTGTCTGGCATTCGTGCCGGAGTTAAAAAGAGCATTAAGCTTAAGTAA